Sequence from the Montipora foliosa isolate CH-2021 chromosome 12, ASM3666993v2, whole genome shotgun sequence genome:
cacacatACCAGAAACTTTAAGTGTAATGGGCTCTGTGTGTGTGCCAAAGTCTCGTACAAATATCCCACTTGAAATTATTCCAGCATAATACTAAAATTGCCAGATGAAAAGCTTAAGTATATTACTTAGggttatttattttcaaaacacAAGTCTTGGTTCTGGAATGTCTAAAATAATGGACTGTTGAAATGACTGCcataataaagaaataaaaaaagtaataatCAGGAGCTTGTGAAGAAATTAAATTTCGTGActcaacgagtttgctggaattcgaaaagtatctgatgagtctcttggccgagaggAAATGCTGCATCataccagccacgaaatttaatttctttacaagtacttgacaattttttattgcatataactcgtgaactttgtggttgggaatccttctgtgatagaaggccagactgctaacatcttgacttggcgaacgggactttgagcgcgatgctcaacgagtttgctggaattcgaaaagtatctgatgagtctcttggccgagacgaaacgccgcgtcataccagccacgaaatttaaTTTCTTCACAAATAATCAGGAGACAATTAGATTCTTTCTAGAATATCACACAGGTACTCAATTATTGAAATTTTTGACGTGATTAATAGGTTGCTTGTGTAAACAACATACCCACACTGATCTGCATTCTCACAAATCATCGGTGCAAACTGTGGCTGCTATTGTTGATAAACAGTATAGCACCTGCTGACTTGTATTCCATTATACCACAAACGCACTCCGACGAAATATCTGGGCGGTGTGGTTGTATGTTATCACTGCataataaaacataaaaacataatgatgataataataataataataataataataatttaatcatGTCTATTGCGCCAGCTACATTAAAATATGATCGCCAGCGTGTTACAAtcaattgaaaaaataaaaaccgtCTACATGTATACAAATATTAAAAAGCCTAGGtaaaattacaatattaaaaaattgaaaaatattaaaaagcctTGGTAAAATTACAGTATTGATATATGAAAGGAAAACTGCAGAATATATCTATTCATTCAAAGTCCTTATAGGCTTGTCTAAATAATAAAGTCTTTAAGTGCACCTTAAACGAGTCCACTGATGTTACTTTCCTTAATGACTGAGGAAGTGAGTTCCGTAATTTCGGGGCAGCAGCGCAAAAGGCCCGATCCCCTAGGGTTGTCTTTGTGCGCGCACTAGGATGAGCTAACAGTAGCTCGCTATTTGACCTTAGAGAATAGCTGGATTCTGCTTTGATAATTATAAGGTCGCTGATATATTTCGGTGCCATACCATTAATTACCCTATATGTAATCACTAGAACTTTGAAAATAATTCTATAATGCACAGGCAGCCAATGAAGTTCAAAAAGCACTATTGAGATACGTTCAAAGCGTGATACATTGCAAATAAGGCGCGCAGCAGTATTCTGAACACGTTGTAATTTAGGCAGTTGAGTTTGAGGCAAACCATACAACagactattacaatagtcaatTCGACTCGTCACCAACGCATGCACAAGCAGTTTAGTAGACTCAACTGACAAAAAATTCCTTATTCGCCTAATATTATGCAGATAAAAGTATGATACACTACAAATTTTATTAATATTAGTGACCATACTGAGCTGCTGGTCAAACCAACAGCCCAAGTTCTTGGCTTCATGGCAAGGGTTAATGAGATGATCACCGACAGCAAGGGGCTCGTACTGTCTCGTACCAACCAGTAGAAACTCTGTCTTCTCATTATTAAGCTTGAGGTGATCCATTAACATCCATTGGCAAAGGTCATCTATGCACCGCTGCATATGCAAAAGTGCCTCTACATGACTCTCACGCAAACCAGGCCTGAACGATAAATAAAGCTGTGTATCGTCAGCATAACAATGCACTTCTGGAAGATGACGACTGGTTATCTCGAAAAGCTTTGAAGCATAAATCACAAACAAAATAGGTCCCAAACAAGAACCCTGAGGAACACTGCACTGCAAGTAGAAGCTATCAGAAAGGGTTCCATTGATTGTAATGCGTTGGCTCCTATCATGCAGGTACGATGCAAACCACTCCTGAACTTTGCCAGAAACGCCAAATCGAGTTTGAAGACTCATTAGCAGACTGCTATGGTCAACAGTGTCGAAAGCGGCACTCAAATCAAGAAAAACCAATAATGTCACGTGCCCTTTATTCATATTCATCAATATATCGTTTTTAACTCTCAGTAGAGCGGTCTCAGTGCTATGATTCTTCACATAAGCCGATTGTAGGTCTGGGTAGAGACCATTAGATGACGTGGGTGCAAATAACTGATCTGAAGCTGAACGTTCAACTAGTTTAGAAACATATGGCAAATTGCTAACAGGACGGAAATTCTTATACAGAGGATCCAGTCCAAACCGCTTTAATAAAGGATTTACCAAAGCTTCCTTCCAGACATGTGGAAAGTACGCGTTGTCTAGGGATAGATTGATTATATGCTTTATGGTAGGCAACAGTACATCAATGTAACCATTAACAAGTTTGGTCGGCATTGGATCAAGGGCACAACACTTTTTGGAAGATCTCTGCACTAGCGCAATGATATCTTCATCACTCAGAGGTGTGAACTCATGAAATGATTTCGCAACTGTTCGAGGAAAGTCATATTCAGCAGGATCACAACAAGCCCCCCGAGGCAGCGTCATCAACTTCCTTGCAAATGTAAGTTACCTTTTTCACAAAGAAATTACCCATATCATTTGCAAGCTGGAATTTATCATCATGCGGCAGAAGAGAACTGCCAGTGTCGTGTTTTAACAATCTCCTGGTGGCTTTAAAGAGTTTTCCCTGGTCAGCACTGTTGTCTTCAATAAAGTCCCTATAAAAGGCAATCCGGGTGCTATTAAGCAGATATGTGACACAGTTTCTGCACTTCCTGTAGTGATCAAAATCATCGAGAGAATTCGTTTTCCGCTATCTTTTCTCCGCCTTACACCTTGCCCTTTTTGCCTCACGAGTATCCTCATTAAATCATGGTACATGTGGTCTAACAGACACAACCCTGGTTTTCAGAGGGGCATGACGATCAAGAGTGTCAGAGAGGGTGGTATTGTAGCAGCTAATCAGGTTTTCAAGATCACTTGGTGGATTGACACACAACTCTGAGTCCATGAGATCGCTCCGCAATTGATCAATGTTCACCCTCTTGATTTCTGTAAGTATGTTTCGTAACAGCGTTTGAAGGCCACAAACGACCGAAAAATGGTCCAAAAACAAGTGATCATCTCTCGGTGAACCATCAATAACGGACTCACATTTTCGCGAAATCATCAAGTCCAAGGTGTGGCCTCGAGTATGAGTAGGTTCTCTGACATGCTGCTCCAGGCCCAGGCAGTCGAACAAATCCTGCAGTTTCCTGGCATGAACATCACTTGGCACATCAACATGGATGTTAAAATCGCCCAAGATCAAAAGTTTCTCAGTGGACATAATAACAGTGTCCATATAATCAGAAAACTCAGGAAAGAAGACATCAGTTGACACTGGATGCTCAGCACTGTAGGGCACTCGATAGATGACTACGAGACATAGTCTATATGTACCACAAACAACGAGCCATTCTGAAAACTCAAAGGATGTCCACTCGCCAGAAGCTATCATTGTAACCTGTAGACAATCTCGGAATAAGAGACCAGTTCCACCGGCTGACCTGCTGGCCCTAGGCTGATCCATAAACTTATATCCCTCAGGTGTTGCAAGAGCACGCATAGCGACATCATCAATTGTGAACCAAGTTTCAGTGAACACAACGAGATCAAATTTAAATTCGGTAACATAGTCTGAAAAGTCAGCAGTCTTATTTCTGAGTGATTGGGCATTAACCAAACAAAGCTTTATCCCTTTGTTATTCGTCAACTGATGCGATGCAATTAAAGGAATATTAATTAAGTTGGAGCACTGATGCTTGTGGTCATTAGGACACGTAGAACAATAACCATGGTTCATACTTAGTCTATTGGTAGTGTGAACCGGAATCCCATAGCAACGCACCGGACCACCAGAGATATTTGTAGGCCCTGGGTTTAGCTTAAACACTAGATCTCCCACAAGTTTACAATGGAATGAAGCCGTTGTGTTGGCATAGTAAACGCACGGGCGATGACACCACTTCACCTTACGTAATGCTTTGCCATCCGAGACTGAATAACGATGTTCTGCGGATGAAACTGTGTAAAAATCACGGCAAAAAACCCCATTCACGGGCTGCAAACTCGATAACTCAGTGGAGGAAACCCTTAGCCACGTGTAGATACCATTTTCACCAATGCCACGCAAGCACAAGAGTAGAAAAATGGCAAAAAGGCAGGAGGCCTGAAAGCCGTGGCTGACCATGGTTCAAACACAACTTGTTCTTACTaaaacactgcaaaattaagACGGACTGTTGTAAGTCAacagttgcacactccgacgatatgtctggatgccactgtcaaccACATTAGTAACAAATCATTACATTGGGACAGGACTGTTAGTAGTATATCATATATGATTCGACCCCTTTTTTTCCGCAAAGGAATTTGAGGAGCTGAGGAGCGTTGCTAGGGGCGTTGCCAAGGACGCGTTGAAATGGAGGTATCTGATTGGTTCGTGGTACAGGGGTAGGTTATTAGGATTATCAAAGCTCTAATACTTTAAATAATTATCCAGCTGGCtcctgattggtcgagaggaaatttgattgacagaccgTGGGAATTGTTCAGAGGCGTGGTCGTGAGCATTCCGTTTTTATAGACGTTTAAACGGACGAACCCGTTTTAGGCGTTTTTTAGGTCCCAGACCCCACTGGGACACTTCTCCCCAATAAGGAAGAAAAGATCCCAGACCCCCTCGGATAAAAACACAAACCACACAAGAAAATCCAACTAAAACAGATTTTAATGACTGTTTACAAGATCTCTACAAGAAGATGGTGCCCCGCACATGCACCCCGTAACAAATATTTACCATATATACAAGACATGGAGTAGAGTCTCCTTAAAGTCACCCCAGTTCCGTAGGGTCCCTACTCAGTTCAAACACAAAAGTTGGTGCCCCGCACACGCACCCCGCAACTTGTCAGATTAAAATTCGAGGAGCTCCCCGAAGGACATCTCCTCGAAACAGGATGTGTCTGCAAAGAACTCAGCTGCCACACAAGATCCAACACGGTCTTCACGTTCAAACTGCACAGCCGCACGAGCCAGATCCAAATCCGGTCCTGGACGAACCACGACTTCCCGAATAGCGTTTTGGATACACTGTGCACGCTCCAAGGCCGCTTGACGCTGTTCATGGTCTACCTCCGCTCGCgcctgagaacgagcgcgattCGCCCGCACACGCCACAATACGATTTGTGCGGCATCAACCACGGGTTCCTCATCCTCCTCTTGCGCTGCGGGGGGTCGTCGCGGCCGTTGTGCGAGACGTGTGGATCGTCGCGCCGGTTCGAGGCGGGGTGGTACGAGGTCGTTTAGTTCTGCTACCACATCGGAAGCAATGGACGATGATCCTGCGGGAGAGGCACGAAGCAATAACTCGTCTAGCCGGTCGGCGGCGTCGGATAGATCCGACGACAAAGACGGGGCTGCGGGAGGAGCCAAGCGGTCTACACACGCCAAACCTTCTCTCAGGTAGGGAGGCGTAGGAGGCCGGAGCCCGTACTTACGTACGAGCCATCCACCACCTGCCGTATCAATGACATGCGATGGACACGCATCGGTCCCCAAGCCTTCGAGCAAACACGAACCCAGCTCACGTCTCCGACTTGTATCACGATATCGTTGGCGGTAGTCACGAATTTGCTCGGGATGGTTTACCCTGTACCGTCTTCGAATTTCGAGGCACTTTCTCCTACGTGTATAGTAATATCGTCTGCTGCTTTGACGAATTCGTTCGAGGTGGGTTTGGCGATGGAGTCGTCTACGCTCACGAATTTGTTCGCGGTGGCTCGCGTAGTACTGTCTTTGGTATTCGCAGAGCCTTGCTTTGTTCGCGCGGTAATGAGCTCTTTGTTGCTCCCGAATTCGCTCCCTGTTGGCCTCCCGTTGTTCTTGAACACTCCCCGTTCCCGCTGTAAATAAAGAGACAATGACAAGGTGAATGgaagaaaaaagataaaagcatttaatgagagaaaaagaaataaaaaacgagTTCCTAAGAGAAAAAAATCCCACCTGAACTTGTTGCTTCTCGGCTGGCTAGACGAGCGCGAGCTTCGGTCAAGAGATCCTTTGCCGTTTCAGACACCGACAAGCTTCCACTTGGCACAAGAAGCTGATGTTGTGCCTGAAGTTCCCGAGCACATTTTTTCGCCTGGCAATATCGGCAACGGTACTCATTAATTTGGGGTCGATGTCCGGCTGCATAGAGTTTCTTGGACTCCTTGATCTCTGCTCGGTGTCGTTCGCGATATCGTTTCTTTTGAGCAAAAACTTTATCGCGGTTTGCCTGCTTCCATGCACGAACACGTTCACgcattctttgttgttttgtggtaGCGTCCATGTCCgtgaaaaaaaagagagactcTCGAAAAGAACTATCTTTGATAAaggattaaattttttttccgtttcaGAAAAACACAGGTTGCCAACTGCAGCCGTTGCCACGTCATTTCGCGCCAAGAAAAAATTGGtccgaacactcccgtccctgaggttgtttttgttttttaacgtCATCATGTACATGTGTCAAATCAGATGAATGAATCGTACGTAGCAGAAAGGAGACGGTCAAGGTCAGGGTTGCCGGTTCGAGGTTGAATGATTggattttctattttttttctagtCATGGacgaaaccatttttttttctttcttgtttttttcaaccaatgtcATGGGTTGAATCTTGAGTAGAAACCCCTCATAATGTCAAGGTCAAGGAATCTTGAGTAGAGGTCTCTCTCAAGGTCAAGTTCAAAATCAAACTTAAGCGCTTTATGTGGTTTGtttgttcaaacaaaaaaataaatgatgtTTTACGGACTGCTCGGAATGATTTTCTTTTACAGCCAAAAAAGGATGCGTGACATTTCTCACCAACAGGAACAGTTTgcgagttgtttttttttttttgagcatATGCTCGGTTCAATGTCACTTCATGAACATCGCGCTAGATTATCAAATGAAAGCTCttaggaatgaaaaaaaaaattcgaaaataacagttcGGAAAGATGGGTTTAAAAAAGTCATGGAGGATATTTGTTTTTTAACCAAATgcgaaaataaaaattgttaagGTCACCCGCATTCTCCCAGGGAATAAAAAAACACAACGGACAAAAAATAGAGCATGCAAGCTAAGCACAagttctttctttttgtcacATATATTTACAAACGTTCTGAAACTActtacaagtttaaaaaaacgtCTATGTACAACTATTTACAGCGAAAAAAATCGTTTAAAAATTCCCTAAAAATTTACAGAGGAGTCTTTTTTTTGCCCGCAACCTTTtcgggaaggaaaaaaagaacggAAAAAGAAGAGCATGCAAACGAAACATAAACGAAAGTTGTCCTATTTACAAGATGTCTAAAAAAGTCgacaaaactatttacaaaaggTATGTACAAGttgaaaaactatttacaagttTACCTCCATCGAGACAGGAACAAAACAGCAACCACACAGTCCGAATTACATATACATGCGTCGATTTCCTATTTTGTGAAATAGGTGACATCGGGAACAATGGAATTGTCCAGATTTGCCTCTGGAGGGCGGATTAGTGGCTCGGATGACCGCATGGGCTGTCCAAGGACAGATGGCTAGCTTTTCTaccagagaaaaaaataaaaagaaagaacatgAATCTCCTTGATCACAATCTTCAGATAAGGGTTGTAGGTAAAACTCACCTATTTCCTCCGCCAGGGCTTTCATGTTATCCTGGTGCTCCATTTTTTGTTTTAGCTTTAAAATTTTCTCCTGCAGCTCTGGCGGAAGGACGTCCCACCAGCTCTCCATCTTGAAAATGTGGATTTCTTGGACTCGATTGCGCTATTTTATACTGATCAGACGACCTCGTTTTCAACCGCACTTTCCGCCGAGGGTCTGCGGCGGGACTCTCTCTCGAAAAACGCCACGTGGGATTGAGAGCCCTGTATCTACCCTTAGTTTCAGAGGCCTTGGAGGACCCATTTGAGTcctacttttaaaaaaaaagacatagATCCGTCATAAAGAATTCAGACATGAATGTCCAATAAAAAAACGTTTAATGAGAAGAACAAGGCGTGTTTTACATGCGGTCGGgacaaaatcgaaagtgtctATAGTGTGGTTGGGTGGACATCGACCGTAGACAGGTCCTGGGTTTCTGAGCGGCTAGAAATCGTTGAGTCCGTTCATGATAGATGTAGCGAGTATCGTGATCCAGTCCCCTTTGACCACGCATCCACTGTACAAAGTGATAACATTCCACTTGAGGGCAATGAAGCTGTAGAGGGTGTTCGTGTTGTCCGCAAGAACCTACAGAACTGAGACGCGGGAGATCCTTCAACTTCGGACAACCCAAAGGTTCCAAATCGACGTCAGGCATCCCCCAGCTCGTCAACCATCGCCGTTGGATCAAACTCTTTTTGTAAGCGACTAGAGAACGCTCCGAGGTCTTGTGTTGTTTGTAGAGGTGTTGGGCATCCGTTTTAAACTCATGAGCCAGATGGTACAAATTTTGTGGATAGTACGCAAGCCCGTGGATGTGCGTCGTACAGTCATGTGCCGTTCGTTGATCTTAAGGTGAGAGATCATGCCAAGGCACGGAAGGCTTGTAATGAATCGATTCCCTGTGTTGACCCGTCCAATCGCACCAAGTTCCCTAGGAAGAAATTGGTCTCCCAAATAAAATCCTTCTAGGTCGATCACTAGACATACTTTATCGAGAAGGTGGGTAGTCTTCGGGTGGGAAGTAGTATTGCTCGGGCATTCCTCGTTCGGAGTAGACGTCACAGACATCTGGGTCGGGATTGTCGGCTGCGTCGAAGACATAGCGGCATTCATGACAATTTCGGTCCGGTGCCCACGTGCTCAAGTCCGATAGGGACAGTTGGTTCTTGTTGTACCGACAACACTTGCACAAGTATCGGTCTAGTAGGGCGTCCAGACGTTTGAGGAGTGTTAAGGTCGTAGAATCCGTTTGTACTCCGATTGTCTTTGTATCGGAGTGGGACATTGAGATCGTCTGCTTTCTGGAGAAGGTAGCGAACAAATCGGCACTCACGACAATTTTGATGGAGAACCCAAGTCGTCAGGTCACTGAGCTCTGTTTCTTCGTCTTTGTCTTCTTTGCAACCCTCACACAAGAGAGCGTCCAGCAACAAGTCTATACATCTACACCACCTCTCCAAGCTCATGACAACCTGACGGTTCTCGCTGGTGTGACTCTTTATATACCCAAGGGTGTTGACGTGGACCAAAGCTGACGCCACTTTCTACAGACCAATGACAGAGCCGCCGGAATGGGACTGACCTTGAATGACGTTGACGCCACTCTGAGCATCCAATGACAGGGTCGCCCGAATGTGGCACCATCCTTAAGAACCAATCACAGACCCTGGAATGTGACATCACGTGCTGCCGTCCAACCATAAATACGCGAGACACACTTCATTCGTTGTCAGTTGTcttgagaagaagaagaagatgagcATCTCTTGGAAGTACGGAGACCTGTCGCCTGCTCGCTATCCATTTCGAGAAGAGaaggaggagaagaagaagaagaaaccatCGAAACGTTCTCGTGCTAGCCAGAAACACGATGTCGTCCGCGAAGCAGCTGAACCCCCCGCCAAGATCATGAAGGACGCCAAGGAAATCCGCCGTCAAAAAGATGCGGAGCGGCGTAAGAAAAAgcgggaagagaaaaagaaacgagACGAAGCGGAGTTGAACAAAGCCGCAGAAACCTTGGACGCTCTCGTCACCTCAGGCCCCCCACCTACAGAGACGGTGGCGTGGACGCCTCTCAGTGCAGAATTGAAACAACTCTTAGAGTCAGTCCCTGATTTAGAGGACTTGCCCAGCTACGAAGCGATGATGGAACCCTTACTTCCTACACAAGGATCTGTAGTGGTAACCCCTGAGGAGGTGAAACCAGAACCTCAAGAACCGGCCGTCTTGACTCCTAGGGAGCCACGACCTGACTTAGAACCTGGTGCCGTCTTGGAACCCCTACTCGAACCATCCCCAGAGCCCAAGGTACCTTTGTGTCCGTTCCACAAGACTCCTTTAGGCGAGAACCAGACCCGAGGGGATCCGTCCTTCCGATACGTCTATTGTAAAGAGTACGATGAGGTGTGTCCCTTTTGGGTGATGGGTGTGGATCGAGCCTACGAATGGCAGACTGAAGTACCACCACAACTCCATCACGACATCAAGAAAGGACCATGGCACTGTTTTTGTGGGGAGAAAAGTAAAGTGGTACGAACGATGAACCCTGATTCCCCTAATGTGGGACGCTTTTTCTTGACGTGTCGCCAGAACATGCCCTGCCGGTTCTTCCAATGGTTGGGCCGTGAATGGTCAGGCCAGATCTTTCAGCACTGATGGCAAGAAGCCAGAAAGAATGGCTGGAAAGGAGAACGGGAGGAAAAAGCCAGTGGGTTGCTCGAAGTGAACGCTCCATGGGACCCTCATCAAGCCAGAAAAAAACAAGAGTTGGAGAACGAAACGGTGGTGATCCAGGTACCCAGCTTGCCGGACGACCAGTTGGAGGAGGAACTAGAGAAGTACGTGAGAAAGCGGCGATGGATGGCTCAACAGAAAAAGTGGATGGAACACGACGAATTGCAGCAGAGGTGGTGCCGGCGATTAGAACGCACCCGCCCCATTACGCCTGAACTGTTGCATGCttgttttgaacaattgaaAATGCTTGAGATGGAAATCGATCAGGtataaataaaagcttaaaCCCTCAAATTGGTGTGTGTCATTATGTCGTGTGTCGAGTTTGGACGACGTCTGTTGAGAGCGGTCGTCGCTCATGTGACCCAACTCCCTTATCGTGAATTCGAACAACGGGTTCGTTGGCGTTTGTTGACTTGGCTTTGTCGGGAAATGATGAAGCTGCTCGGAGGCACACACGAATGGGATGGATTTCCTACCGACGAACCCATCGATACCCTAGCGGTGTTCGAAGTCATGAAAGAAGGAATCGACTATAAGTGGAGTCATTTTGTCATCTATATGGACTGGTTGATGACGACACTCGGACCCGAACGTGCTTATCATACGTGGCAAACCCTTAAGAAGCATCATCCACAGGACATCCCGACCATTCTGGAGTTGACGACGCGTTGGCTCGTCACCAAAACATGTCAAAACAGAAAAGCCGCCGCCGTGTCGCCACCACGTCCATTGTGAGTGCCTACACGGATCCTCAGACCCCAGGTTCATTGGGTGGTGTCGCTCGGTACGCTCAAGCTCAAGGATTGACGCAGAAGGAAGCCTCACGAGAATTGCAAGGCGAATTCACCTACACACTGCATCGCCCTGTTCGACGACGGTTCGAGACACTCCCGGTCTTGGTGTTTCACAAGGACGAACAATGGCAAGCCGATTTGGTGGAGGTGCAACCTCTCAAACGATGGAATGGTGGGCATCGCAATCTCTTGACGGTCATTGATGTATTATCGAAATACGCTTGGGTGGTCCCCGTGAAGAACAAGACAGGCACTGCGGTGACTCAAGCTTTTGAAAACGTGTTACGACAAGGACGAAAACCTCAACGTTTACAGACGGATCTGGGCAAAGAGTTTTACAATGCTCCGTTTCGTCGGATGTTGGAACGAGAAGGGATCCAACACTTCAACGCACGGGGATGCCAAAGCATCCATAGTGCAACGCTTCAATCGTACGTTGAAAGAACGCATGTATCAGTATTTTACCGCACGAAATACTCGAACGTACCTGAACGTGTTACCTCAATTGTTAAACGGGTACAATCAGACCCCTCATCGAAGTATTGGCATGGCCCCACGAGACGTTACCGATGACAACGAACGCGTTGTATGGACCAAACTGtatggaaaacgtttgaaacgACGCCCTCTACCTAAACTCAATGTGGGCGATCGTGTCCGTTTGAGTAAGAAACATCGTCCGTTCAAGAAAGGCTATCTCCCTGGTTGGACGGAAGAAGTCTTTATTGTGAGACGTATGGTGCGAGGACCTGTGGTTACTTATCACTTGGAAGAATGGGATGGCATGCCCTTGGAAGGGAGTTTTTACGAGCAAGATGTCCAAAAAGTCACCGTGCCAGACGACGCTTTGTTCGGAGTGGAAGAGATTTTACAACGACGTGGACACGTGGTGAAAGTCCGATGGTTGGGCTGGCCCCCAAAATACGATAGTTGGGTGCCTCGTTCTGCGTTACGACATGTATAAAaagagattttttaaaaaaaataaaaaagatgaaCCATGTCGTGTTACGATACCTTATCGAGTCATGTGCAGAAAGCCGAGTTTCCTGACAATGGTCCCTCTGACTTCAAGGCACGGTTGTCTAAAGATCGCCTGTGGCAAGAGGACGACGGATAGGAAGTGGGACTGTCGGGCGCGTCGTTCCCTATCATTCCACCACCCAAGCCTGTACACCCCGAAAAGATCCTGGTTCACGAAGTGTACCATTGCGTGGGCCATCCCGAGACGTGGAAAGAGGAAGGATACTTGTGTACTTTTTACTATAGCACCACGACAAGGAATTCCAGTGGAGAGCTCCGTATCGCGCGCAATCAACGAGGGGTGATCCTCTTATCGGAGATCACCCCTTCCAAGACGGGTGTGGAATTTGTCAAGAAGATCATCCATTGAATGCAACAGAAGATCACGGACAGTCTACAAGCCGGGGAGCACCTTCACTTTGAGATTGTCGATACGAGTCAGACCCCCCCAAAGACGATGATATATGATACCATGGCCACCTTTGTATGGAAGGGAGACGATTTGCTTCTGGATAATACGCATATGTTTCAGAGCAGGATCATGTGGAAGTATTTTGGATGGGTCAGCGAACTGGCTTTCCATATGGGATGGTTTACCAAGACGGTGGTGGACCATGGAGTTTTTCAGCCATTGCCAGGTCCCTACAAGAAAGGACCCAATCTCCTCATGGAAGCGATTGATAAACACGCCCCAGTACCGGATTACACCTCAGAATCCTTTCGTGATGGATCCGTCTTTCAGGGGTACCCTAGCGGTTTTCACGCTGAAACTGGACCGATAGCCTTGGTCACTGAAGGTCAGGGATGGACGACTATCTATAACCATGCTCATTTCATGGTGATGGCCAAAGCCTTCAATTGGCGGTTCGTCCGTCTGAACGAAGCCTTTGCCAAGTTCAAGAACACCCCATTGGCGACGCAACAGATCGAACGTCCCCTTTTCGTCTACGTCAACCTGGTGGAAAGTCAATGGTTGGAAGAGTCGTACGACGAACTGCTGCAAACCGTCCCCTATAAAAGTGGAGGCGCCTGGTGGGAACCACGACAGGTGCACTACCATCGCCTACGCGGATCTACGATCGAGACGGCACATGTACGTGTGACAGAAGTGAACGGGCGTCCCGTGACGTTTCCTAAGGAGACAT
This genomic interval carries:
- the LOC137980853 gene encoding uncharacterized protein; its protein translation is MSKQKSRRRVATTSIVSAYTDPQTPGSLGGVARYAQAQGLTQKEASRELQGEFTYTLHRPVRRRFETLPVLVFHKDEQWQADLVEVQPLKRWNGGHRNLLTVIDVLSKYAWVVPVKNKTGTAVTQAFENVLRQGRKPQRLQTDLGKEFYNAPFRRMLEREGIQHFNARGCQSIHSATLQSYVERTHTPHRSIGMAPRDVTDDNERVVWTKLYGKRLKRRPLPKLNVGDRVRLSKKHRPFKKGYLPGWTEEVFIVRRMVRGPVVTYHLEEWDGMPLEGSFYEQDVQKVTVPDDALFGVEEILQRRGHVVKVRWLGWPPKYDSWVPRSALRHV